In the Brassica napus cultivar Da-Ae chromosome A7, Da-Ae, whole genome shotgun sequence genome, one interval contains:
- the LOC106357183 gene encoding uncharacterized protein LOC106357183 isoform X2: MGKKEGFFLNRLRAHVRVQPPTTTSHHSCSQEPPNASAETKGRRIMVVVDSCSESKNALLWTLSHCAQPQDSILLLHFLKAKPSQSASGGEETLDKHTASKAYQKVSTLRNICELKRPEVKTEMVVVQGEEKGPTIVKEARERGASLLVLGQKKQHATWRLLMIWASQTRPLTKTDTVEYCINNAPCMAIAVRKRGKKVGGYTLTTKRHKDFWLLA, translated from the exons atgggGAAGAAAGAAGGGTTCTTTCTAAACAGATTAAGGGCTCATGTAAGAGTCCAACCACCGACGACTACTAGCCACCATAGCTGCAGCCAAGAACCACCAAATGCATCCGCAGAGACAAAAGGAAGAAGAATAATGGTTGTGGTTGATTCTTGTTCAGAGTCTAAGAATGCTTTGCTTTGGACTCTCTCCCATTGTGCTCAGCCTCAAGACTCCAtccttcttctccattttcttAAAGCTAAACCTTCTCAATCAG CCAGCGGAGGAGAAGAAACTTTAGACAAACATACAGCTTCGAAAGCTTATCAAAAAGTTTCAACCTTGAGAAACATTTGTGAGCTAAAAAGACCTGAG GTGAAGACAGAGATGGTGGTTGTACAAGGTGAGGAGAAAGGTCCGACCATAGTAAAAGAGGCAAGAGAACGTGGAGCGTCCTTACTAGTTCTAGGCCAGAAGAAACAGCATGCCACTTGGCGACTACTAATGATATGGGCCTCACAGACCCGACCTTTGACCAAAACCGACACCGTAGAGTATTGCATTAACAACGCTCCTTGTATGGCTATTGCCGTTCGCAAGAGAGGCAAGAAAGTTGGTGGATACACTCTTACAACTAAGCGTCACAAAGATTTCTGGCTTCTCGCATGA
- the LOC106357183 gene encoding uncharacterized protein LOC106357183 isoform X1 — MGKKEGFFLNRLRAHVRVQPPTTTSHHSCSQEPPNASAETKGRRIMVVVDSCSESKNALLWTLSHCAQPQDSILLLHFLKAKPSQSGALASGGEETLDKHTASKAYQKVSTLRNICELKRPEVKTEMVVVQGEEKGPTIVKEARERGASLLVLGQKKQHATWRLLMIWASQTRPLTKTDTVEYCINNAPCMAIAVRKRGKKVGGYTLTTKRHKDFWLLA, encoded by the exons atgggGAAGAAAGAAGGGTTCTTTCTAAACAGATTAAGGGCTCATGTAAGAGTCCAACCACCGACGACTACTAGCCACCATAGCTGCAGCCAAGAACCACCAAATGCATCCGCAGAGACAAAAGGAAGAAGAATAATGGTTGTGGTTGATTCTTGTTCAGAGTCTAAGAATGCTTTGCTTTGGACTCTCTCCCATTGTGCTCAGCCTCAAGACTCCAtccttcttctccattttcttAAAGCTAAACCTTCTCAATCAG GGGCTCTAGCCAGCGGAGGAGAAGAAACTTTAGACAAACATACAGCTTCGAAAGCTTATCAAAAAGTTTCAACCTTGAGAAACATTTGTGAGCTAAAAAGACCTGAG GTGAAGACAGAGATGGTGGTTGTACAAGGTGAGGAGAAAGGTCCGACCATAGTAAAAGAGGCAAGAGAACGTGGAGCGTCCTTACTAGTTCTAGGCCAGAAGAAACAGCATGCCACTTGGCGACTACTAATGATATGGGCCTCACAGACCCGACCTTTGACCAAAACCGACACCGTAGAGTATTGCATTAACAACGCTCCTTGTATGGCTATTGCCGTTCGCAAGAGAGGCAAGAAAGTTGGTGGATACACTCTTACAACTAAGCGTCACAAAGATTTCTGGCTTCTCGCATGA
- the LOC106357182 gene encoding uncharacterized protein LOC106357182, translated as MEESGRKGDPFPGFEMSFHKDDSIFRRSQSCRRLQRRAPCPLSLPPRPPPSAEAPSSATGVSTSAFCQNGTDPIPLLSPLVLPSMLQPNPSTTSH; from the coding sequence ATGGAGGAATCAGGGCGTAAAGGAGATCCGTTTCCAGGTTTTGAGATGAGTTTTCACAAAGACGACTCCATTTTCCGGCGATCTCAAAGCTGCCGGCGGCTTCAGAGAAGAGCTCCATGTCCTCTCTCATTACCACCAAGACCTCCTCCTTCCGCAGAAGCTCCATCTTCTGCGACCGGCGTCTCCACTTCTGCGTTCTGTCAGAACGGCACAGATCCAATCCCTCTACTGTCTCCTCTCGTCCTTCCTTCAATGCTTCAACCTAATCCCTCCACGACCTCCCACTGA
- the LOC106354054 gene encoding uncharacterized protein LOC106354054, which produces MGEQRQLRSRFCNRMSTKRCSANGIMNEFIVVDDDEVIILDFPESSKKGKAPETSRARGEPVLQRVISIDDDDEDDDDTENVHKDGSSSSRMHTSVEVDGDDDDCQFVQEKCATFRFTKCNQATMPSSGTRFGLDSDSESDLSESDCSDCEILEGSQGEVREQWEKAFLEKMKKASKAGLSEEAGPSNLHCDTSFRPGFESRTEQHEQTPSFFTARNARRGKRTSSAFFGTEKSGKAGLSEEAGPSNFRPGYESGTDQHDQTASFFSANSFDGGKGTSSTFFGTEESGKAGLSGLHCESRTEQHDQATSFFTARNPDGRKETSSKTSLFAEPSSLSPGIQVEHEGSKSPTTDSTSSKKQRKQNSVKEAEKQPDTEPVQCETSQWPGESQKKKAAKENQKKKAAEYSYTKEVVQEENASKSSPLHTSDGDSDTPPVLGVSNGARCERGIGESREPITDPIPSTSEQVGGLQGTAPEVDVMLNREMLKETDEYKKAQEEEWKSRQRQLELQAEEAQRQRKRRKLANTRQLEMERRQKERVEEVRETQKKEEESMNMKEKVRAEITKTLKVLELGCFNMAALLRGLGIPVKGGISPPPQEVHAAYKRAVLKFHPDRASGGDIKQQVEAEETFKLIARMKDKFLS; this is translated from the exons ATGGGAGAGCAACGTCAGCTTAGATCACGTTTTTGTAATAGAATGTCTACCAAAAGATGCAGTGCTAATGGCATAATGAACGAGTTTATTGTTGTAGACGATGATGAGGTCATCATTCTTGATTTTCCTGAGTCATCCAAAAAAGGCAAAGCCCCGGAGACATCAAGAGCCAGGGGTGAGCCAGTTTTGCAGAGAGTGATTAGCATtgacgatgatgatgaggatgatgatgatacaGAGAATGTTCACAAAGATGGGAGCAGTTCAAGCCGTATGCATACATCTGTAGAAGtggatggtgatgatgatgattgccAGTTCGTTCAAGAAAAGTGTGCTACGTTTAGATTTACGAAGTGCAACCAGGCGACGATGCCCTCTTCTGGAACCCGATTTGGGTTAGACTCTGATTCTGAGAGTGATTTGTCTGAGAGCGACTGTTCTGATTGTGAGATTTTAGAAGGTTCTCAGGGAGAGGTCCGCGAGCAGTGGGAGAAAGCTTTCTTGGAAAAAATGAAGAAAGCAAGTAAAGCTGGTCTGAGTGAGGAGGCTGGTCCTTCTAACCTCCACTGTGACACTAGCTTCAGGCCTGGTTTCGAGAGTAGAACTGAACAACATGAACAAACCCCTTCCTTCTTTACCGCAAGAAATGCACGTAGGGGTAAAAGAACCTCTTCAGCTTTCTTTGGAACCGAGAAGTCAGGTAAAGCTGGTCTGAGCGAGGAGGCTGGTCCTTCAAATTTCAGGCCTGGTTATGAGAGTGGAACTGATCAACATGATCAAACAGCTTCCTTCTTTTCTGCAAACAGTTTTGATGGCGGTAAAGGAACCTCTTCAACTTTCTTTGGAACCGAGGAATCAGGTAAAGCTGGTCTTTCAGGTCTCCACTGTGAAAGTAGAACTGAACAACATGATCAAGCAACTTCTTTCTTTACTGCAAGAAATCCAGATGGTCGGAAAGAAACCTCTTCTAAGACTTCTTTATTTGCCGAGCCTTCTTCACTGTCACCCGGAATACAAGTTGAGCATGAAGGGTCAAAATCACCTACAACTGATTCTACTTCGtcaaaaaaacagagaaaacaaaatagTGTCAAAGAAGCTGAGAAACAGCCAGACACAGAGCCAGTTCAGTGTGAAACTTCACAGTGGCCTGGAGagagtcaaaagaaaaaggCGGCTAAAGAGAATCAGAAGAAAAAGGCAGCAGAATATTCTTATACCAAGGAAGTTGTACAAGAAGAGAACGCCTCAAAATCGTCTCCGCTACACACTTCTGATGGGGATAGTGATACGCCGCCTGTTCTTGGGGTAAGTAATGGAGCCAGATGTGAGCGTGGGATAGGTGAATCAAGGGAACCGATTACTGATCCTATCCCATCTACTAGTGAACAAGTGGGAGGTCTTCAAGGTACAGCTCCTGAAGTCGATGTCATGCTTAACAGAGAAATGTTGAAAGAGACAGATGAATACAAgaaagcacaagaagaagaatggaAATCAAGGCAACGGCAGTTAGAGCTCCAG GCAGAAGAAGCTCAGAGGCAACGTAAGAGAAGAAAGTTAGCAAACACGCGGCAGTTGGAGATGGAAAGAAGGCAAAAGGAGAGGGTAGAGGAAGTGAGAGAGACACAGAAGAAG GAGGAAGAAAGCATGAACATGAAGGAGAAAGTCCGCGCAGAAATAACCAAAACGCTGAAAGTTCTTGAACTCGGATGCTTCAACATGGCAGCTTTGCTTCGAGGCTTAGGGATTCCGGTTAAGGGTGGAATATCTCCTCCGCCACAAGAG GTACACGCAGCTTACAAACGTGCAGTTCTGAAGTTTCATCCGGACAGAGCTTCAGGAGGTGACATCAAGCAGCAGGTCGAAGCAGAAGAAACATTCAAGCTTATTGCTCGGATGAAGGACAAATTTTTATCATAA
- the LOC106357184 gene encoding floral homeotic protein APETALA 1 produces MGRGRVQLKRIENKINRQVTFSKRRAGLFKKAHEISVLCDAEVALVVFSHKGKLFEYSTDSCMEKILERYERYSYAERQLIAPESDVNTNWSMEYNRLKAKIELLERNQRHYLGEDLQAMSPKELQNLEQQLDTALKHIRSRKNQLMYDSVNELQRKEKAIQEQNSMLSKQIKEREKVLRAQQEQWDQQNHGQNMPPPPPPQEHQIQHPYMLSHQPSPFLNMGGLYEEEDPMAMRRNDLDLSLEPVYNCNLGCFAS; encoded by the exons ATGGGGAGGGGTAGGGTTCAATTGAAGAGGATAGAGAACAAGATCAATAGACAAGTGACATTCTCCAAAAGAAGAGCTGGTCTTTTCAAGAAAGCTCATGAGATATCTGTTCTCTGTGATGCTGAAGTTGCCCTTGTTGTCTTCTCCCATAAGGGGAAACTCTTTGAGTACTCCACTGATTCTTG CATGGAGAAGATACTTGAACGCTATGAGAGGTACTCTTACGCCGAGAGACAGCTTATTGCACCCGAGTCTGACGTCAAT ACGAACTGGTCGATGGAGTATAACAGGCTTAAGGCTAAGATTGAGCTTCTGGAGAGAAACCAGAG GCACTATCTTGGGGAAGACTTGCAAGCAATGAGCCCTAAAGAGCTTCAGAATCTGGAGCAGCAGCTTGACACTGCTCTTAAGCACATCCGATCTAGAAAA AACCAACTTATGTACGACTCCGTCAATGAGCTCCAAAGAAAG GAGAAGGCGATACAGGAACAAAACAGCATGCTTTCCAAACAG ATCAAGGAGAGGGAAAAGGTTCTTAGGGCACAGCAAGAGCAATGGGACCAGCAGAACCATGGCCAAAATATGCCTCCACCTCCGCCCCCGCAGGAGCATCAAATCCAGCATCCATACATGCTCTCTCATCAGCCATCTCCTTTTCTCAACATGGG TGGCCtgtatgaagaagaagatccaaTGGCTATGAGGAGAAACGACCTTGATTTGTCTCTTGAACCCGTGTACAACTGCAACCTTGGCTGCTTTGCCTCATGA